The Coffea arabica cultivar ET-39 chromosome 6e, Coffea Arabica ET-39 HiFi, whole genome shotgun sequence genome contains the following window.
ctttttgaataaattttcaattactagttccttttttttttcttctttttaaataaaaaaaagcacctttttttttttggaaaaattgagGATTTTGTTCCAGACTTATACTCGCTGACTCCTAATCTAGCCTTTTTGAAGTGAATTTATCaattcccaaaatttctgtACTGTTTCGTTTGCTAGGACTGGTGGAAGATGTTATCTACATCTTATGGAATTTCCCACCCAACTTTATTAAGCAATTTCAACAATTTAGTCGAAAATATGTTcttcttatcaaaaaaaaaaaaaaaaaaaaaggattggtGGAAGGAGATGCTACCTACATCATACGTAAAACCCGTCCATGCGAGAGTTTGGTTGGAATCGTGAGTTCTTAATGCATGTGTTTTCATGGGTACATACAATACAATAAATGACGTAGTGCCTAAAACGGATTCCTTCGAGGATGATTTACCCGCATACAGTAACTATTAGACTCATCAGCGCGATGCGCAAGTGCAGTTTTCAAAGTGTTGCGTAAAAAAATCCCGATCACcataaaaaacaagaaataaaaaattaggcCATAAAAAGGTAACTGTCGagtacataatttttttttttttattgtttgtttaGAGGGCACTACAATTCTTataataaagagaaaaaaaggagaagGAAGGAATTGAGAGGTGAACCTCATTGTTATCTTCTtctaattaataaataaatactcCTATGAACAGTAACTGTTTCGTTGCCATCGTTGCAAGAGGAGCTTTCTAATGGCAATGGACCGGTTGTTTTTCTATCCGACAGCATATACAAGGCTAATATCGTCATCTTTTTGTCAAAATCTATTCTTCAAATATATGCTATATATGCTAATGCAATTAAAGCTAAACTTGGCGACAGAGTCCACGAATTTATTCCTCTCCTCCTATATTTTGAtgcttaaattaattaaaaaaaaaaatttatgcctTCTGTTACGAGGCCAGGCTTGACATTAAAAACTCTCTCGAAACGAATAAATTCAACAAAGATATGCCACCAATGTTATAGGTTTGACCACACGCTGAGTTTTCAATTCATCACCGTCTTCTTCCTTGCTTGCTGGAGCAATGTTACTCAACTCTTTTGTCCTCCCATTTTCATGATTACCGGTGCGGGGGAGCGGGTGCAAGCATGAAATAGCCCACAAAGTACAATCCTCACAGCATATCGTACACCTGTATAGTACCTCCAAATTCAAGTTGGTGTAGCTTTCAATTCTCTTGTTGGAGCCTCTGCCGTCCCGGGAAAATGCGCCGTACCTTATAATGATCAGTTCCCAAAAGAAGGGGCGTTCCAATCGCTGCTACATTGCCTCGCCACCACAGCCTGCTGATGATGGAGAATTCATCAAGAAATGCACCAACAACCAAAGTCCTCCCTCGTAAAAACACCCAGTTTACAGAGTATTACTACCTAAACTGCGTAAGTATCTATGAGAAAATTGGCGCCCTGTAACTGACAGTCCTGACATCCCTAAAAACTACATGCCCATAAAGTAAAGAGCCCGAACCTCCCAAAAGCAAAATGACTACTGCTCAGTACTCACAAGGGGCAGGcaaccaaaagaataaaataaatgaaaagaagaagaagaaaaaaaaaaagaggatatcATCCCCTCCCCCACCACCCCCGCCCCCCCCAACCCCACCCACCATAAAGGGCTGCTatgaactaaaaataaaattgaaaagtccgttaaaataaaagacaaagcCACCTTAACCCTTCTATTAATACCAGGCAAAGCGGGCGGATGAGGCGAGACACATAGTAGAGAGTAGAGAGGGGAGTGCTCTTCATGAGAGGATCTCCAGGGATAATTTGTCTTCTTCACACTTCATAGTTGGCTTGGTTAAAACccaaaagtacaaaaaaaaaaaaaaaaaaaaaaaaaacatgaagaaGTAACAGCTGCACAACTCTTTTAAGTCCTATTACTACTACTGAGTAACCATATCTGtatattttctttctcttccatCATCATATCATCTTCCAAGCTAGAGTACTACAAAACTCCAACGATGTGCAATCCAAACACTACCCCCAAACTCACCACCATCTCCGTGATTGATCATCAAAAGATTACCTCCTCCTCCACCTCCACAAGATCACCACGGCCACCATCTCAAACCCACTTTTATTTCGATCTGTTATCCCTCCCCACCCCCTTAAAAGTCCAGGAAAACCCCAAAGAAAACCAACAAAATCCACCCAAATTTGCCCTACCTTCACCCTCGGAGATCGTTCAAGAAACCAAAGCCCTCTTCAAGCTATCCTTCCCCATAGCAATCGCAGCCCTCATCCTCTATGCCCGCTCCATTCTCTCCATGCTCTTTTTAGGCCAACTCGGCGACATCCAGCTTGCCGCTGGCTCTCTAGCTATGGCCTTCGCCAACATAACCGGTTATTCCGTTCTTTCCGGTTTAGCACTAGGAATGGAGCCGCTCTGTTCTCAGGCTTTCGGAGCACAGCTTCCCAGGCTTCTTTCCCTAACGCTGCAAAGGTCCGTTATATTTCTTCTGGCTTGCTCCATCCCAATCACATTTCTTTGGATCAACATTTCCCATATTCTTCTTTATTTGCACCAAGACCCCATTATCACCCGATTGGCCCGCACCTACCTTGTTTTTTCACTCCCTGATCTTGTCACAAATTCTTTTATTCACCCCATACGTATTTACCTTCGGGCTCAAGGTATTACTTATCCGCTCACCTTGGCTTCTCTGGCTGGCACGGCTTTGCACTTGCCCATCAACTATGTTTTGGTCATCCAGCTCCGGCTCGGCGTGGCAGGCGTTGCTGCTGCGGCTGCCATCTCCAACCTGGTGGTCCTGGTGACGCTCGTCTTGTACTTGTGGGCTACCGGCTTGCACGCCGCAACATGGACGAAGGTGAGCGGAGAGTGCTTGACCGGCTGGGGTCCGCTCATGCGGCTAGCCGCGCCGAGCTGCGTCTCGGTTTGTCTGGAATGGTGGTGGTACGAGATCATGATAGTGCTGTGTGGCCTCTTGGTGGACCCTAAGGCCACTGTTGCATCCATGGGCGTCTTGATTCAAACGACGTCGCTGCTGTACATATTCCCGTCCTCGCTCAGCTTCGCGGTGTCCACGCGGGTCGGTAATGAGCTCGGAGCAAACCGGCCCGAAAGGGCTCGGGTCTCATCCGTGGTGTCGATCTTCATAGCGGGCCTGATGGGCTTATCAGCTATGGGCTTCGCAACATCCTTGAGGGACTTGTGGGGTCGGATGTTCATTGATGATGGCAACATCCTACGGTTGACATCAGCGGCGCTGCCGATTCTGGGACTGTGTGAGCTAGGCAACTGCCCACAGACCGTTGGATGTGGGGTTGTACGTGGGACCGCCCGCCCGTCCACAGCAGCTAACGTGAACCTTGGGGCATTCTATCTTGTGGGTATGCCAGTGGCAATTGGTCTGGTGTTTGGGCTTGGGGTTGGATTCTGTGGGCTTTGGCTGGGGCTTCTGTCGGCCCAGGTTTGTTGCGCGGGGCTGATGTTGTATGTTGTAGCCATCACAGACTGGCAGTTCGAAGCCAACAGAGCGCAATTTCTCACGTGCGAAGGAGGATGCGGTGGTGACAGCAAGACGACTCCTCCTCCATTGCCTGGTGAATGCGACAACGAAATAGAGCCGTTGATTTGTGTGACGGTGACGTCGTCGTGATGagaatttaacaaaattaagTAGACCCCAGTGATGAAATCTTTGGTTTacaatttctaaaatttttttttttttttgggtggggtGCTCAGCTCGGAGCTTAGCTCAGTCGGATTAAGTGATCTTGATTTGTGAAGACacttatctttctttctttttctttttctttttttccaaaaactcgGGGGTGGTGGGGTTTGACCCCTTCAAAGGATTCAGCGAGGGTTTTTCCTTGTATCTTTTTCCGTTATTAATTTCGGGTCCCTccgcctatttttttttttttttttttggcaaggaTGCTGGCACTTTTTTAGTCTGCGATGTGAATATCGTTTGAGCTTTGTTTCACCTTTTCTTCTGGTGATAAATGACAATTAATGGACTAGGACAtgattcttatttttgtttgtcaCTTAGTAGTTAGTGTGCATGGAGGTGGAAGGTTGTACGTATGTTGACGCTCATGTTATGGAAGTTGTATGAGGGGTATCCTTTAGGTATTATTCATCTTTGTTCTCTTGTTCTGCATTCGATCTCTTCTTCACTGATAGGAGTTCTAAAAAaacttttaatttatttcttgttctttcaaTTATCAATTGTAAACTGACTGTCACCACTCAAACATTGCCATCCAATTTAGTCCGTAAAAATGGTGATAATGACATGGAAATGCTACTCCTTAATTCCATGGGGAAGACATGGCCTAAACAGCCTATACCTCCGCAGGTTCAGCCTTGGACCCTTGCTGAAGAGTGTCCTCTTGACCTTCAAGACTACAGATGCATGTCTCTTGATATCGGTCTCTAGTATCACTAAGGTGCATTGTCATGTTATTGTGCATATCCGATTGAGAAGGATGGCACATTGCAGCATTGTTgtcacatgtatatatatatatatatatatagctatATCCATCACGGAAATGGGTAGCAATACTAATGGTAGGAAATGAGGAAGCTAGTGCTGATGTAGTGGAAGATGTATTTGGTACCTCTCTTATCATTGAAGTATAAGCTGCAAGTCTGCTTTAACCAAgtcaaactctctctctctctctaaaaaaaaaaaaaaaggagaataaGTTAAACGTACTCCTTCCCTTCCTTTCCATACTTCTTGTTTATTTAAGAGTAAAGTTTTTGATCTACTTGTGAAATAGCAGAATGTGTGGACAATGGTGAAGCTTCTTGGTGTCTCAATTCCCTCCTCGTACTGTGGACAGAAACGATACGAGAGAGGAGGCAAGGAAAAATGCAGGTAAAGGAAGAAAACAGCACAATATTAATTGTTCAAGGTTGCAGAAGGGAGAGACTAGTTGCGGAAGTATATAGGCTGCTGTCTGCATTTCCAGTGGCATGAACCTTTAAGAGGGGGCAGCATCACTCTTTTAAGTCTTTTAACTTATCAGCCATCAGGCCATCCATCTCTTTCAAGTAAATATTGTACTCCCAAATTTATGTTGTTGCTATCTTCTCAGGAACAGTAGTGCACAGTCAATTATATATCTCCCTTTCATCAATTTCCATTTCTGGTTTCAACTTGACGAGTTGGTGCTCCTGATTTCCACACAATACACCTTCTATCCTTTTCATGTTTGCCTATGAATAGACTGACTGTTGGACCTACTGCTTTTCCGTGGGCCTTAGCCATCAAATTCATCAAATAATTGATCAAATTCCCACACAACCTATTTTTTGACTactgagtaaatcttatatagaGTGACAGTGTATATCTTATTACTGTTGTATTCATGATATATatgtaaaagttaaattttaaattcaaaatttacatatttatcATTCATCTAACGCCTATCAatgtaagaaagattaatccttcTCGATTTGCCATTTTAACGGAATAGACATAAATCCATTGGAGTTGCGAACAAATACCGTCCTAGCTCTTACTCGATACATATTTTCACATTGCAGTACTTACTACAAACACCCCCGACCCCAaaccttcttcttctccttctcctcCTCTGACCTATACTACACTATTATCTACTTACTAAATTACagttacttttctttttctttttgggttcttGCAGCAGACATGCAAGCCGCCTTTTCGGCAACGTAGAGGACCTGTTTGCCCACTCGACGAGGACTTCCCCTAAAAGTAAAACCAAGCCACATACGTCAAAGTATAAGGAACCTTCCCCATATGAAACGATCTTAATATAAGGAACTCCTGCATTTTGATACATATGAAACCATCTTAAGAGC
Protein-coding sequences here:
- the LOC113695691 gene encoding protein DETOXIFICATION 51-like, which encodes MCNPNTTPKLTTISVIDHQKITSSSTSTRSPRPPSQTHFYFDLLSLPTPLKVQENPKENQQNPPKFALPSPSEIVQETKALFKLSFPIAIAALILYARSILSMLFLGQLGDIQLAAGSLAMAFANITGYSVLSGLALGMEPLCSQAFGAQLPRLLSLTLQRSVIFLLACSIPITFLWINISHILLYLHQDPIITRLARTYLVFSLPDLVTNSFIHPIRIYLRAQGITYPLTLASLAGTALHLPINYVLVIQLRLGVAGVAAAAAISNLVVLVTLVLYLWATGLHAATWTKVSGECLTGWGPLMRLAAPSCVSVCLEWWWYEIMIVLCGLLVDPKATVASMGVLIQTTSLLYIFPSSLSFAVSTRVGNELGANRPERARVSSVVSIFIAGLMGLSAMGFATSLRDLWGRMFIDDGNILRLTSAALPILGLCELGNCPQTVGCGVVRGTARPSTAANVNLGAFYLVGMPVAIGLVFGLGVGFCGLWLGLLSAQVCCAGLMLYVVAITDWQFEANRAQFLTCEGGCGGDSKTTPPPLPGECDNEIEPLICVTVTSS